ttttaaaaaaaactttgtatAGTAAGTGTGAGTGACAGCGTGAATGAAActtaaaataatgtaatttaaataaacaacagaTCATGTGGTGGCTCACCTGGACGAATCCTCCTCAGAGACCAAACGGGATCAGACCTGCGGACTGCCTGCTGGGATCCAAGCCGCCTCCTTTTGAACCCCCTCGGGGATCGACCCCCCGACTTTATGGGTCTGCCTATTTACCGTGTCAACACATGCGCTTGGGGAACCAGATTTTCCAGTTGTTTTTCGCTTCCTGAAATCTTAATAAGATTATTGGGTCCGACTTCCTTAATGAGTTCTAATCACCTGTGAGAGCGGCCTGCTGTTTGTTCACATGGAACCTCCCTCAGGTTGATACGGGGCATCGATCCCCCGGTGCACGTTTCTCGGCTTTTTATCACTCACTTTATGCTTCTGTTTGCTTTGCTCACTAGTGTTCAAAGCTTCAATAATGTCAATTATGAGTCACATGCAGAGGGTCGATTTTTAAATAACCTCCACCTTTTATACTTGTACATTCTGCAGAAAAtactttctccttctccctcctgaAATTTCTCCTTCAACATATCGGTGAAGAGAATGTTGATTGCACAACGTAGTGAGTTTAGAACAACAGCAAGAGGAAATAAACGGCTCCATAAAGGCACAAAGTTAAATGCCAAATTTAGCTCCAAAAGCCTCGGCCTGATTTATCTGCACTAAAAGGTTCATGGTGTCGAGACAAAGAACCACGTGGGAGGGAATCTCATTCTACATATCTGAATGGATTTCTTGCGTTCTTCCCCTGATGATCTTAAAAAGCTCTGAGGAACAGGGAATGGGATCTGACTTTAGTTGGAGATGCCTGTGGGTGGAGTAAAATGTTTAACCAGCTTTAAATCGGGCAATAGCTGTTGCTTGAGTCGCTCCTTCGTGAGCTTACTTTTATAATTCAAAATAACTCAATGTGgttcagttaaaaaaagaaaatagcatCTTTTTTTTGATCTCCAAATCATTTTCACAAGCCTATTTATCTTTTTTCACATAGTCTTTTAAAGGAAATTGTTACAGAATAATTTTACCTTGAGCATTATGACATTCTCAAGGAGGGTTTGAAAATAAAGTCCTTCAAAATCTCCTTCATTAGCTTACTTTTATACTAGAAAGAAAAATCCTATTACAATTAGTCCAATAAAAAGGACATGTCCTAATATGGGTCGTTGGGAAAAAATCAATTACTATTATAGCACATTGtaaaaaaaggcctttgtgAGACAATCAAGTGGTGACGTGGCGAAAGGGCCGGAAGAGTCTTCTGTTGATCTACCGGCCGATTAAGAGGGTGAGGGGTCGGCGGTATGACGGCACAGAAAGAAAGTCAGTCAAatcttttttacaaaaacatatgAGCTCTCGAGCATAAAAGAGCGGAGAAAAGATCTGCCTGATGGTCTGGTTAGGGTTATGGTTACAAAGCATGATGACTTTGCAGGATTGCACTGGGATTATAATCCCTTCAGTTCTCAGatgttcacaaaaaaacaagaagcggttgaattgtatatttttttaattcctgaTAATTGAAACAGCtacagcagaaggaaaagatcAGTTTACAGGTCAGATTACATCTTGAGAGCAGACACATTGGATCAAACTAGAGTTCCACGGATTAAACCGTAgtcttgaaaataaatataacaccCGTCAATTACAGATTTAAATCTGGAAAAACAAATGCTTCACTGAGCGAAACCTTTGCAAAAATAATTTGGACTTTTTAATGACAACATATTTTAAAGATGAAGTTAATTTACTTAAAGGATTTATTATTTGGAAGAGTAACCCTTCATTCTAAGTTCTACATGCTGTTAGTAAAATACCTGATGCAACACCAGAGATGATTTGGTTAAATCTTCAAACTACTTGTTATGATTAAGGCTATTACACATGTTAAGGATGTACAATCATACCACTGCAAATTATAATTCAAATCTATTAATATCTACACAATCAGTGGATTAACTGGAGAGAATGTAATTTGTAAGACGACATTCAAAACGTCTCGACAGTGTTGAACTGGGGTATTCAAATGCGTTAATGTGAGAAGCAGTATGACTGTGCGCTATTGTTACAATGGcctttaaaaagttattttcccCAAGTGTTCCTAAATAAACAAGACTAGGCTTCAAATTAAGTTGTTTTTCCCCACTTGGCTGCTGATGAAAAAGGCTCGGCCTCATCAGCATTTATAAATGCAGTCAAATCAATTAGTTCCAGTAGAATTGCAGCAACAAGTCAAGTTCAATGATCGTGAACTTTGATGCAAACTCCCGTGGTTGACCAAAAgcaatgtcttttcttttctgttagCATGTAGCTCACCAGATAGCGGCGCTACGTCACCAAGCTTCTTGAAAAGCATTTTTTGTTTAGATGGGCATTAAGTCTTGCGCACACTTTTTTTGTGGTGCGACTTAGCCTTTTTCTAGGGGTCTGTGTGAATTGGAAACGTGCCATTAGCTAGTAGCCGGCCAGTTAGCTCGGCAGCTAGCTCTCAGCGGCATAGTAAGATAAGCCATTGTAGCAGGCTAGCGTTAACAGCTCCAACTACCAtcacaaaaaactaaaactataTACTAAAAGCACATTAAATGATAATGATAGtgctaaatgtaaataaatagttATCCTCCTCTTCCAACTAACGATCACCAGTCGACCGAGGAGGTTTGAGACTCAGATTGTCTCAACACAGCGATCAGAGATCAATCAACACGTGACACACACTCGGTGAATGAGTGCGCGTCGGGTTGAGGCGGGTTTTCCCTCTCGACTGACTTTGCTGATTGTGGACCAGCGGGGTCGTGCAGGCCAAAGCTACAGCTGCGCATTGGGGTTGTTCACCAGCACCGGGAGCTGCTACCGGGTTCCTCCTCCGTCGGTTTGAGTCCAGCTCGACAACGTGCGCGGAGAGGAAACGTGATCGCTCGTCTAGAGGGTTCATCCCAGAAATATGTTCGGGCATCACATCAACTACCGTGATCACCATCTAGAGGGTTAGTGGAGGAAATGCAGGGCtgctatattatatattagtaaAGAATGGAAGGAGATGTGTGCAGAGCGGCTACGTCAGTCTAAGCCTCGACGTGCTCAGACAATAATCCAAAGACTGGATGTCGGCTAACATCTTGCTAACGCGTGCTAACTGCTCGCTAACGGCATGAGGAGGGTACATTCGTTTTGGTTTCATGCACCATCTTTATCTTTGGAGGTTTATGCTGCACTCTGCAGCGCTTTCATCGACGTTGTCACGGGGGGGGCTTTGAATGGCTGGCAGGTTAAAACATGACATGTAACAGATCACTCCGGATCCACAATCATttcaggttaaaaaaacaacttttgtaatcatttttaatcttttataAGCTAAATAAATATGGAAACTCCAGTCTGTTCCTATCGGCAGCACCCAAGATAGAAAAAACCCTACAGACCTGATAAAGAACATGGAAACATACAACGACAAACATAACAAACAAAAGCCTATCAAGAGTTGATAGGCTGTTGAAAGTCAAGTTCGAACAACTACAATTTTGAGATCCAAATAGGTGTCGAGCTCTTATGACAATGTTTGATGGTCAGAATCAAGACAAGTCAAGGTCAAAAAGGCAGAAATTAAACAATTTGAGACCGTGGCGAGTCAGAAGATTTAAGAATAAAAACGTTTCTTGACcaagacaaaataataaaataaatagaaaaggcCACATAGACGTATAGTCTCAGAGATTTAGAGAGGTTTTCTGATCCAAGTCCAGGTCCACGGTCAAGTCAGAACCAGGGCCCGTAACAGCTGACCAATATCTGCTACACAAACATCTGGACTCGGTTGAGTATATAACAGAAAAAGATAGCACACCTGGATTCAACTAGGATTTGGGTTACTTAACACTGGAGTTAGTGCAACACTGGATTTGTGTTACTGTGACGGGACTCTAACCTCGAGGGCTCAGCTTCTGGTcaatataacaaaaataaatccgGCGCCAGACACCCGGCAACCGTTAAACAATTTGACCTACAGCACAAAACACTATATAATGAGGAGACTTTACTCTCCAGGTCAATCATTCCGCGGATTATTTCATTGAAACAGCAGCGAGATTCCGGAGAATACCTCTAAAGCTTGGTAAAGACGATTTGAGGAAACCAaatctcacttcctgtctgcggGTGTCAGAGCATGAAAAATAAAGACCTGTCTGCTTCCCTTCCGCTTATCTTATCTTTAAGTAACAGCATAACTGGGAGAACCCGGTGtccgagggggcggggcttatatTGCACAAGGATTGGGGAGGTCCTCAAACACCATTGGCTCTTCGATCCCTCGCGCAAACAATTTGATCAACTGGCAATGCACTCTGGGAAAGAGGGAACAAAATGAGAAGgtgtttaaatttaaaaaagaaaaaatgaattccTCCTGGGTTAAAAATTCAACAAGGATTCGGGAAGAGGCTCCCAGGGGGTCGCGGTACCTGACGTCGATGGCCGTATGGGTCAGGATCTCGCCGTCGCAGTTCCAGCTGCTGTAGGCGGGGGCACAGCCGCAGGCCGGATGGTCGCGGCAAATCTGGCTGAAGAGCTGGTGTTTGCCGTTCTCCCTCATGTCCAGGTCCGAGTTGCTCTGGCAGTAACGCGGCGTGAAGCGGAAACGCCGCACCCGGTGGACCTCCACAAAGGTCAGATCAAACTGTTGCGGACAGAACGAGACAGTTAGGGGGAGGCCTGCAGACCTTCCACCTTTCGGCATCTTGAGATTCAGTCTCTTTGTTACAATCATGCGGAAACATCGTGAAACCAGACGGACGATCTACTACCTGGTCGTCTTTGCTGGTGTGCCGCAGGAGGTGCCTCAGAAAGTCGAAGCGCGAACACTTTCGGACCAGGATGAGGTCGGTGGTGCCGTCGGCCAGGTGAGCGGCGGGCGAGAGGCCTTTGGGGCTCCTGGGACAAGCACAGCTCATGCTGGCAGCGTTTATGGCGAGGAACTTCCCTCTGATTGTCCTCCACTCGCTGTCATTTTCTATAACCGATACACCCCCCCAGCTGTTGACTTTCAATTGTTCTAGCTTTTATTGTGGAAAACATTGATTTTGACTTCAGAATTTTAAGTAATTGaccaaagaaaaaatacaataccAATAGAACAATAGAATAAGAGAGACAATATATCCATCCATTTTATAATAATCCATCTCTAATATAATCCAAGGTGGATGAGATACTAGATAGAGATTAGATTGACTCTTGAATAACCATCCAGTGTATTGCATTTGAGTGTGAGGACGATCCTTTGGTATCCCCCAGGGTTTCATTCATGGACCACTTTTATTCTGTAACACGGTAAAATCAGACCGCTTTGTATGTGTTGTAAGGTGGATTTTAAACTGCTTCCAGTTTGTGGAACTGACGTCAGACTTTTTGAGTACAAATCTATTGGTTTGACAAGATTTCTCAATCCAAAGGCTGTCATTTTTTCTTAAGTGTGTCCTAGAAACTCTGAATGAGGATTCTTTGGACTCACCGCTGTCCGATGCCTCGTCCACCTCGTACCGCTCAGGTTTCTCTGAAAGTTGCTCCCCATTGTGTTGACAAACCACACAGCTGTAAATGTACAGAAAATAAATCTATAAAAACAACCTTCACATAACGTCACTAGAGCTAACAATTTTAGCTGCTAAACCTCTCAATTCATTAGCACAACATCACTGAATTCAGTTCTAACTACTGAAATGCTGGCTAACTGAATCCTGACTAGAACCAAATAAGTTCTGTGCGTGTCACGCAATGAGCCCATGGCAGGAAATAGTTTACTCTTCCTGTCTGCAAAGTGGctgcctcccccccacacacacaacctctacTGGAAGTCTCACCCGGATCGACACCGGGCTGCGTCCCGCGGCGTTCCTTTGATGCCTCTGGCCGGCAGGTACGACACCGTTCCTTCGTAGTAGTGATGAGTGAGGAACATCTTCACCCCTGGAGACACAAGTCACAGGGGTTAGAGGGAGGCAATACCACTTCTGTCCACAGGGGGCAACAAAACCAATAAGATGTTGAAAGAAAGCGCAAACATGATCAAAAATTGGAAGCCCGGTTAGGGATATCTGGAAggattcagccaaacaactttctcgttctggtagatttatttgtcagatcacaggtcaagtatcagcgctgcgtttgcaaaggcagcaGCACTTTCGGTCGGCccgcaggccggaagaacaactgactaacatcaggaagaacattacattttgtatttcttgttagatataaaagaaaaaaattctattggccctaaactggcattgaggaggagcaggtcctcccgccacaccaaagatccaatcacatacaatgtgTGGTCTTCTAAAATTATGTGAACATAAcgaacaaagcgtgagtgttgtatggtgcttggtgtgtctccaactctcatccttatcagacctgtgtctgcctggttggcactttctgcttttccctCTAACCTTGCACTGCTCAACCAGttactccctaaatgagcactggGAAAACGTTTTTGATTATCAATGTTGTAGCAACTTAAAGTATCACATATTGGAGTATTTTAGTTTCGCATCTCTACCTGAGAGGTCGTATCTGGCCGGTCCCAGCCATCGCTTCCTCTCGCTGTCGGTCAGCACGTCGCCGTAGAAACCGTAACCCAGCAGCGAGACAGAGTATCGCAGGAAGGTGCTGTTGTGGTGGACCGAGCACACGTCCATCGGCTGAGAGTCTCCTGAGCGCATGAACACACGTACCAACCATGTTCGTTAAGTGTTTTTAtctcacgttgttgttgttgttattatttaaataacacTAGATGGCAGCAGGAGACCATAGAAAGCAAAGTGATGTGAACACTGGAAGATGGCAAAACTGGAAATGCAAATtcgagaaaagaaaaatgtatccCTTTTCTGCAAATTTGAGAAAGGGTCCATCAAACATTCATTTCAGATTAATCTTCCATTTGTTTATTATACTATacttcatttattatttgttatacTATCCATTAGTTGGTCTTtagttaagaaaagaaaaacgtcCATCTCAGTTTCCCAAAGTGAAGTCCAAAAACCCAAAA
The DNA window shown above is from Gasterosteus aculeatus chromosome X, fGasAcu3.hap1.1, whole genome shotgun sequence and carries:
- the LOC120809239 gene encoding ceramide kinase isoform X1 codes for the protein MERPGRLLLLSELRVGNAACDVSLCRSLLTWKRRSSSGPVYHPFRPSVSHSVSVSEIISVREEEESRGRDDGSWKKIKEREGKDCRLAFTVLYVERRQQHRWRCAEVTFTCPEGALRQHWVGSIREQLAAIASRPKHLLVYINPCSGKRKGKRIYEEKVAPLFAQAGVATQVIVTERANYARDHLRTEAELKKFDGVVCVGGDGMFSEIIHGLIWRTQMDGGVDPDSPDEALLPGSLRIGIIPAGSTDCICFATVGANDPVTSALHVIVGDSQPMDVCSVHHNSTFLRYSVSLLGYGFYGDVLTDSERKRWLGPARYDLSGVKMFLTHHYYEGTVSYLPARGIKGTPRDAARCRSGCVVCQHNGEQLSEKPERYEVDEASDSENDSEWRTIRGKFLAINAASMSCACPRSPKGLSPAAHLADGTTDLILVRKCSRFDFLRHLLRHTSKDDQFDLTFVEVHRVRRFRFTPRYCQSNSDLDMRENGKHQLFSQICRDHPACGCAPAYSSWNCDGEILTHTAIDVRVHCQLIKLFARGIEEPMVFEDLPNPCAI
- the LOC120809239 gene encoding ceramide kinase isoform X2 yields the protein MERPGRLLLLSELRVGNAACDVSLCRSLLTWKRRSSSGPVYHPFRPRFCVLWFPWRPDSGVSHSVSVSEIISVREEEESRGRDDGSWKKIKEREGKDCRLAFTVLYVERRQQHRWRCAEVTFTCPEGALRQHWVGSIREQLAAIASRPKHLLVYINPCSGKRKGKRIYEEKVAPLFAQAGVATQVIVTERANYARDHLRTEAELKKFDGVVCVGGDGMFSEIIHGLIWRTQMDGGVDPDSPDEALLPGSLRIGIIPAGSTDCICFATVGANDPVTSALHVIVGDSQPMDVCSVHHNSTFLRYSVSLLGYGFYGDVLTDSERKRWLGPARYDLSGVKMFLTHHYYEGTVSYLPARGIKGTPRDAARCRSGCVVCQHNGEQLSEKPERYEVDEASDSENDSEWRTIRGKFLAINAASMSCACPRSPKGLSPAAHLADGTTDLILVRKCSRFDFLRHLLRHTSKDDQFDLTFVEVHRVRRFRFTPRYCQSNSDLDMRENGKHQLFSQICRDHPACGCAPAYSSWNCDGEILTHTAIDVRVHCQLIKLFARGIEEPMVFEDLPNPCAI